The following proteins come from a genomic window of Lolium rigidum isolate FL_2022 chromosome 5, APGP_CSIRO_Lrig_0.1, whole genome shotgun sequence:
- the LOC124655725 gene encoding uncharacterized protein LOC124655725 has product MQFFMDVDLISAPRRPPPPPADTPLRLPHLPADILMEILSRLGDAVAVVRCAATCKAWRRLILEPSFPSPLLGFFFRDTSPKRPRRRRYLGRPTRFLLIGRPHSVFDLSHFLPNAAGLSGFDAVASGGHGLLALRRVKGYSCDSIRICVCNPMAGTSTFLPPLPVPDISFLESLEFLDGDGSSFRLLASMKRYPDAHAPDEILLRVFSSQTGQWGMAVTAQLPDNMAVYLCFPAVVHHGDIHWICYNRRFAVDAVLAVRLGQTEASARRIDLPLQAGKNRHNANSLRLFSSALGCLSLVSVDKPVISIWNFQDDGTGAKSSWALHKTVHLMSDPFALCRPSIAALCDQSGSLFLTHAGSGLFMVNLETGMTSKVCDAFCDKYECPYMPDLRSCLGAMKSF; this is encoded by the exons ATGCAGTTCTttatggacgtcgatctcatctcggcaccccgcaggccacctcctc CGCCGGCGGATACGCCTCTGCGGCTGCCACATCTCCCGGCGGACATCCTCATGGAGATCTTGTCCCGCCTGGgcgacgccgtcgccgtcgtccgctgTGCGGCCACCTGCAAAGCATGGCGCCGCCTCATCCTAGAGCCGTCCTTCCCCTCACCCCTCCTCGGATTCTTTTTCCGGGACACTTCTCCAAAGCGACCCCGTCGCCGCCGGTACCTTGGCCGTCCCACGCGATTCCTCCTCATCGGCCGCCCTCATTCCGTCTTCGACTTGTCCCACTTCTTGCCGAACGCGGCTGGCCTCAGTGGATTCGACGCCGTCGCGTCAGGCGGACATGGGCTTCTTGCGCTCCGCCGTGTCAAGGGCTACTCCTGCGACTCCATCAGGATCTGTGTCTGCAATCCCATGGCCGGGACCTCCACCTTTCTCCCCCCTCTCCCTGTCCCTGACATATCGTTCCTCGAGAGCCTAGAATTTCTGGACGGAGATGGCTCCTCTTTCCGCTTGCTTGCATCGATGAAAAGATATCCAGACGCACACGCACCAGACGAGATCCTCCTGCGCGTCTTCTCCTCCCAAACAGGACAGTGGGGCATGGCGGTGACAGCCCAACTGCCTGACAACATGGCGGTCTACCTCTGCTTCCCTGCCGTCGTCCACCATGGCGACATCCACTGGATATGCTACAACCGTCGGTTCGCGGTGGACGCAGTGCTGGCCGTGCGCCTCGGCCAGACCGAGGCGTCGGCGCGCCGAATTGACCTTCCGCTGCAGGCAGGGAAGAACCGCCACAACGCAAACTCACTTCGCCTGTTCAGTTCAGCTTTGGGGTGTCTCTCTTTGGTTTCTGTGGATAAACCTGTCATCTCCATCTGGAATTTCCAAGACGACGGCACCGGCGCCAAGTCGTCATGGGCGCTTCACAAGACGGTACATCTCATGTCCGATCCTTTCGCACTTTGCAGGCCCTCTATCGCAGCACTGTGCGACCAGAGCGGCTCCTTGTTCTTGACTCATGCAGGCAGTGGCCTTTTCATGGTGAACCTCGAGACAGGGATGACGTCCAAAGTATGCGATGCCTTTTGCGACAAGTACGAGTGCCCATACATGCCGGATTTGAGGTCTTGCCTGGGAGCCATGAAAAGTTTTTGA